The proteins below come from a single Halomonas binhaiensis genomic window:
- a CDS encoding DUF2569 family protein, which yields MLTLSHSSMPYPTAPKGVGGWLRFFIVVVCIIGLARVFAAVYELENTPGVPDLAGWETYRLAMYVGGIGSVVMMFWLAYILSKGEQMSLRNDAIKILWIAGPVLLIAAGAVMQRSIPDAQVFNYLIPGLLATTFWTTVWTIYFLKSKRVANTYWKKH from the coding sequence GTGCTTACACTGTCTCACTCTTCAATGCCTTATCCAACGGCACCAAAAGGTGTGGGAGGGTGGCTGAGGTTCTTCATAGTTGTTGTATGCATCATCGGATTGGCCAGAGTCTTTGCGGCTGTCTATGAGCTTGAGAATACGCCTGGCGTTCCAGACCTTGCCGGATGGGAAACATACAGGCTCGCTATGTATGTTGGAGGAATCGGGTCCGTGGTCATGATGTTCTGGCTAGCCTACATACTCTCCAAAGGTGAGCAGATGTCTCTTAGAAACGATGCAATCAAGATATTGTGGATTGCTGGGCCGGTGTTGCTAATCGCTGCAGGTGCTGTAATGCAGAGGTCGATTCCCGATGCCCAAGTCTTTAACTATCTCATTCCAGGACTTCTTGCCACTACCTTCTGGACAACGGTGTGGACGATCTACTTCCTGAAATCAAAGCGTGTAGCCAACACTTACTGGAAGAAGCACTGA